From the Juglans microcarpa x Juglans regia isolate MS1-56 chromosome 3D, Jm3101_v1.0, whole genome shotgun sequence genome, the window AActtaagaataaataaatttagaacatggCTTGCTGAAACAAAAATGTTGATACCACTTTAAGTTGGTGGTGCATTCATCCTACAACAGTTGCACTTAATTATCTGTGTTGAAAACTTAGTCACAGTGCTCTATCAAAATTGAGTACCacaaaaatactaataattatAGGTACCTTCAAGAGGAACTATCCAAATAAGATATGTTTCTATTAGTTGCTCGATCACGAAGTATTTTTCTGGCCTTTGTCGTACTAAGTGCGGTCAATTAGTTCCCCATTAAATATTCCCACAAGCACAAATTGCCCAGGAGGTTGCAAGCACCTCATCGATGGGAAAATTAGAGCAACATTACGTAAACTGCaaagtatgaaaataaataacataagaaTATGTGACCGTAGACTTGCCTGCTGGATCAGTTCTCTGCTCCAAAGTTTAGAAGGATCTAATGTCAAAGATATACTAACTTCGCTAGTAGCAACAACGTCCACAGATATGCCCAAATCTTCGAATATTGAGAACACCTACTTTGAGAAATACATAGAATGAATAACATTACAACAAGCATAAGCCATGAAAGCAACAGGTGGCAGAACAAAATCAAGTCGAAGAAAATTTCTGACCTTTGCTAGGAAGCCAACTTGACCAAGCATGCGGGTACTGACTATATCCAACATGGTAACGTTCTGCTTCAAAACTATGCTGGTCAGCACTGCCTATAATTCATTTACATGAAGAAAATGGTCAGTATTGTTGAACTACTCCACACACAAGGATGAAAAAGTTTCACCTGCGACAAACCTTGTCCATATCTCTTGTTTTAGTGATAAGGGTACCGGGAGCTTGAGGGTTGTATGAATTCCTGACTCTAACAGGGATATCACCCTCTCTGGCTGGTCTCATGGATTGTGGATGTAGGACCTGCATACATGGCATAATATGAATATTTCCTGTGTGCCCTTGTTCTCACCAAGAATAAAAGTACAACATCCCAAATCTTTCTCTTAGATTCAAcattttggttttttaaaaatggtatCTGAATCTCAATAatctaatacatatataactagGGATGTAAACCAGTCTGTCTGGACCGGAGAAACCGaccggttcggtccggaccggaccggaccgaccaaATGCATGGTCGGTTTCGGTCCAAATACTACATAAATTTCGGTCTTCGGTCCGGTCCTGgggtggagatttctcggaccggaccgaccgaataaaaaataaaaaaataaaaaatattatatatattatttatataataattgtacaattaacaatataaaattttaaatatgttattaatacttattaatattctataaattaacaatattttatatatattttcatctaatctatcactattaacaatataaaattttaaatatgttattaacacttgttaatattctatgaattaactaatatataatatcaattagttaattatatagtaattattatcattgaccatataaaatatttttttattgagtttgttacataatccatattaataagtcacttaatttaatttagtattttaaataattttttttattaattgatttaaaaaaaaaaaaaaaaaggccggaccagaccggaccgataaCTACCGGTCCGGTGatggaccggactggaccggactgaCCGGTTTACACCCCTATATATAACTGCAAATAAAAGCATAACACTGACATTACCAACCACTATGGTTGTCCAACGAACAAACCCAACCCAAAAATCATCTGCAAAGCAATTATTCCCATTCGGTACTTTAGGCACCAAAGCCGGGGTTGGGAAAAATACGTTCACGAAATAATGCAATATGTACATGTTCAAAGCATATTTATCCTTGCATCCAGAAAACCCCAGAACACATCCTTATGCACTTGTATGCGTATTTGATTGACGTGTTCGATACATGGACATTGATGTTAATTGAAAAGAGGGGCCCACAAACTAAGCTTCTTTGTCTCTCTCGGGATCCAAACTTCATCCCAATATAGAAACTGGGTATTCTAAGCTGTGGATCTCTCTCTAGAACCAAACTCCTGCCTGATATGAATGCTggacctttttatttttttttgggtgggggggAGGATGCATACTGGACTTTCAACCAATTGGTCCAGTCCACCTCGAGTCACAAACAAACAATTTCTAAACAGAAAGAAGTAACAGAAATCTAACCTGAGCACCAAAGTATGCAAGCTCTGCTGCCTCATCAAATGTCAAATGAGGGACAGGTTCTGCACATGGATAAATACTAGGGTCACAGGTCAAGACACCATCAACATCTTTCCACACCTGTTAAAATTGTTAATTAAACCATCATATAAGTTTGTTAATATCAATCAAAAGAGGATTCACATAAACTCCCAACTAAAAGTGCTACTAATATTAGATCAAGAGAGAAAGTGGAGTATGAATACATGCATGTTCTGCCCGTGTGAGCAAATGAATCAGGGTCTAATGCTGACCTGAATTTCCTGCAAGCCTAAGGCTTTGCCAATGGTTGTAGCTGTCAAGTCACTACCACCCCTACCCAAGGTGGTGATTGCTCCAGATTTCCAACCCTACAATAAGAGAAAACACATATTATCCTTGCAAAACACTCTAAAATTAAGATCTGACTACTAGGCAGCGAAATGAATTCAGCAGCAGTTTAGTAGGACCTttccaacttatcaaaaaaaagtttAGTAGGACCTTCCCAAGGAAACCGGTGACAATGGGAATTGCAGGATCATTAACCCAATCACCATGTAATCTCTTGGCAACAGCTGGGTAAGTTGCTTCCAAGATGTCCGCATTCGTGAAATCATCTGTGGTTATAAAACCAAGATCAAATGCATCATACTGCAAAAATCACATAGCAGCTTATAGTTAGTTACGGCAGAAATTAATGGTTGGAAAACAAGAATACACAACTGGTGAAGAATAACACGTACTTGGCGTGCTCTAACACCAATTGTATTTAGATAAGCCGCAAAGATTCTTGTGGACATGCACTCCCCGAATGAAACTAAGTAGTCTTTCGtgcggagagttaactctttcATCATAGCTATTCCTTTTAGTAGTTGCTCCAGTTGTTCCAAGAGAGCTGTAAAATGTTGGGCCACATTCACGCACCAGGAAAAACACTAATTAGATCAAAAAATCCTGTCGCACTTTCAGAACAAGTACTTGAATTACATAAACAACAAAGAAAGACTAGGTAATAGCTTAAATTAAGAATCCTGACCAGAGACAACAGACCGATCAACTCCAAGTTCATTCACCGTCCTGAATGATCAAAAGCCATACTTAACTGACTTTCATAATAGCTATAGAACGCCGTTTCAAATCTCTTGCaacattcataattaaaaaaaaaaaattgaagatagGAAGAAATTAATCATAACCCTCAAACCTAAGATGCAGCTCCTTTACAAAGCTCAGTTCCTCGATTTCCGATGCATTAGAGATGCCACAACTGACAGCCTTCTCTCCAGCCTTCATTAGAAACATTCAATTCCATAACTATCTCTCTcaatataaagaataaaaatgaaaaaaaaaataaaaatttgtgtaaATTACCACAAGAAGTTTGTTAGTAGTTTTGCCCATCGCAGAGAGAACAACGACGGGCCGTTCCTCAGGGAAACTGAGAATTAGAGCGGCGATCTCCCTCATCCTCTCGGCCGATGCCAGCGACGATCCACCGAACTTCATCGCACACGTGAAATTCTTCCCATTTCCATCTGAGAATCGCTTCTCTATCTTATCCTCTTTAAACACAGCCTCCACTCGTCCTCCTCCTTTCTTGTCGCCGATTTTCACTAGCTTCGTCGTCGCTCTCCTAGAAAAATTTCCACTTCCCGCATAGAATAATCTAGAACTCGAAGCGATGGAAGTCGAGAACCGGAGCAGGTGCAATGTGAGGGGCACGTTTGACCATAATTTCGAGTTCCTAACGAATCCGCGACCCGGAGTTTCGACACCGTGCGCGTGGAACGAAGCCGCCATTGTTGCGGAGTGGATTTATCAGTTGTAGTGTCGACGAATTACGAAATCTAGGGTGTCCAAAATTCAGAGAGCACAgtggatttaaaaaaagaaaaaacaaatacaaagacGAGCTCTGGAGGTATCTGCGTCTGAGCTCAGGGAGAGTGGCGAGGAGGGAAAGTAGACCATTTTTGTCCGTGGCGGCAGGAAGTCGTGCCTTTGGTATAcgaggccttgtttgttttcacgtatgaaattttgtttattttaaaatttaaaaaaattgaattatttattttattttatctaaaaatttgtaattattagataaacaAATAATCTACTCAACTTCCGGTTCCTTAACCACACGCCACACTCCTGACTTGGCCGAACTCGGTTCTTTCCCACGTCACAGTTTATTCTCCCTCAGTCCTCTCACCCTTGTTCTCCTTAAGACATCTCCTTACCCTCATTTGGTAGCAAACCTCTCaactctccctcttctccctctccaTCTCGCCCTCGTTTGGTAGCAGACCTCTCAACTCTCCCTCTTCTCGCTTTCCTCCCTCAGACTCTTCTCTCTCACGCCTTTTCGTTTTTACCACAAAGCCCTCACCGAATCCTTGAAAAATTCATGCTCTCACTTGACGCAGCATTAAGCCCCGAGCCGCTCTCAACTCTCCattttctccctcttctccctctcctccctcAAACTCTTCTCTCTCACGCCTTTTCTTTCTCACCACAAAGCCATCACCGAACCTTTGAAAAATTTCTGCTCTCACTCGACGCATCATTTAGCCCTGAGCCGCTCTCaactctccctcttctccctcaaacTCTTCTCTCTCACGCATTTTCTTTCTCACCACAAAGCCCTCACCGAACCCTAGAAAAATTCATGCTCTCACTTGAAGCAGCATTCAGCCCCAAGCCATTGGACCGATTTACCACATTTGAAGACCCATCTCCCTCACCCCCTTCAGTAGAAGAAATCTTCGTcaaatgtatgttttttttttttcaattcgtTTTAATGGGACTTGCTTCATCaaaggtatgtttttttttccaatttgaaTTTTTACAATGAAAAAGATCCACCTATCTAGTTCCAATTCGTTTTACCAACTAGAACTGCTCTCCgagaattgaattttttaacttCAATACTTGTTGTTTGCATGAATAAGGAAAGGTAAAAGATCTTAGATAGAATCTGAATTTTGTTGGAGATTATTGTTTTGATGTTTTGTTTCcataaaaggtttttttttttgggaggggggggggttgtTGGGTTTGATGTATGAAGCTAATGTGCTCGATAGTGGCTTGGATAACTTAgggttatttttaaaacaacataaatcATAGCTATCACAGAGAATTGATCTTCTCTTTAGATGGAGCATTAATAATGATGTGCTCAGATTTTCGAAATGGTTCTGCCTAATAAATTGGCATCTTAGACACTTCTTCACATTTATAACACTTGTTTGGATTTATATGCCTTGTCAGCATCTCTTCAATACATGCTTGTACAGGAGCAATGTTATAGTGCCCTTTTTTTTAAGGAGTATAATTCCATAGAGGTTTTTCTTGTgctcttttgatttttcttgatgCATGAAAAACACAGTAGATTAAGAAAGACAAATTGATAAAAAACATTTATACATGTCGATATTGCCTAAATACGCAAATTGTATGGTGATAAAAAACATTAAGACATGTCGATATTGCCTAAATACGCAATTTGTATGGGGGTACTTAATCTCAATTGTGTTGGCATTTAAAACTTCGAAGTAGATGAGGAACTTGAATATGTGACCTAAATTAGAGGTGAGTTGGTCATTGTTGGGATTTTTAAATTAGAGGCTTTATTAGAATAAGAAATTGACTATTTCATATAAACCTAAGCATTTATAAATATAGTCATTTGCATGATATGAAGCATGTGATTGTTGATGAGCCTTATCTTTGTTCAATAGCTTTTGTTATGGTTAAGAACTTCAAAATGTTAGCATTGAGGGGAGATTTTTTGCCCTTATGTGAAGGAGAGTGTTAGAATTAACTATTCTTATCCACTTAACTTTCAGAGTTAGTGACaattaatcaatatattttcatgGTCTATTTGGATATATTCAATCCTTCTTTTCAAACTGGAAACCAAAGTGGttccaataataatattatgtgGTTATTTCCTTTGGTGCACCCTATTTTCAATATGCTATCCTCACACTTTTGGACTCTAGCTCTGTGTGCTTCTTACTCGAGGACGCTTAATCTCAGttgtattttcttaaaatttccCATTTATCTAATTTAGTTAGACTTAAGTTGTGTATAGGTACAAAACAATGTCCGAGGTGATCTGTTTATGTTGTGTAACATTATTGTGTTCAAAGTTAGAATTTATTAGGTTATTGAGAGTCAAGACTCTTGTTTATGATCTTTGCCATTAAACATTCTTTAGTTAATATAAATCTAGCCTTGCGATAAGACATTTTTACACTTTCATGAAGAGAGCtctaaatttgttttgttttcattgtttatATTGATATGCAATCTTGGTAAATGCAGGCTCATTATCATTTTACAAGATAAAACGTATGTGTATGacataaataaagtaaaaatattggaCGCTATTGATATAGTGCCAAATCTAAAAGGTTGGttgaaaatactttcttttgtTCCTATAATGTCATTCAtaaattgttcatcatttataatttttttcatagaattcTGGTCATTGTTTATCTTtgtcttcacttttttttttaaaaaaaaaaaaaaaagaaaagcgtTCTGATTTTTGGTTGGTAACTACAATTGAAGTGGAATCCAACCTGAAGAGTCCTTTGGGATGTGGAAATCAAAAGGTCCTTTGGGAGTTAAAAATCGAAGGATCTTTTATGTAACAAATGGTCATTTAAATTGTAGGGGGAGTGTAAGAGATGGGTAAGTGAATGATCACAATGGGTGAAGTGAAAATCTTGACATTGTcgttaaaagaataataaaattacgtAACTGATTTAAGAGTGAAAAAATTAAGGTAATTAGGAAAATGATGAAGTGGCTCAACTAGAgtaaaaaaaatgcttcaaaaACTATATAGGTCATAAActcaaacattaaataaaattcggaaatgcttttttttttatcaaattatcatTCATTAGTTCTATAGGGACGAGAGTAATTTCTGTGGATACTTGGAGAGTATCTTTATCTGTGGTATTTTTCACATGTTTCCTTTAACAATTcctttgttatttgttttggagTTGATTGAATATTGTATAGATTGAAAATATATGGGCTTATTTTGGTATACTGCATCTATCATGAAGCATATATAACACTTGTAATTTAGTGTTACTCTTCCTGTAAgccttcttatttttaaaataagtcctCGTGCTATGTCAGTTTTTGTGGCCATGACTATCAGGAACAAAGGCATGCCTTTTCAATTTCtgactttctttccttttaatagaatttattttgtaatttcagAATCAAAATCATACATCTTCATCAAATACTTATATTTCATAGCATATAATAGTCacatatttttgataagtaagttAATGACATTATTAAAGAAAAGCTATAAGGGTGCTACCCAGATACACAGGAATGTATAAGAGTTGCACCTAAAAGCATCTAATGGTTACATAAAATAGAATCTCTAGAACTTTATATGTCACACTAAAATTTTGAGTTCTGCAGACCTGGCATCATGTTAGATGcttaaattttgaaatgttgTCAAACAATAGAAGCACCCAGATTTGTTGTTAGCTTTTTAAACTGCATCTTAACTGCTTTTGGATAGATTTATacttagtttgaaaaaataatgatgtcAAATTAATGTGAACAATAGATGCACCCAGATTTGTTATTAGCATTTTAAACTGCATCTTAACTGCTTTTAGATAGATTTATActtggtttgaaaaaaataataatgtcaaACAATATATCTACCCAAATTTGTTGTTAgcattttaatgctattttgcTTGTTAGCATATAACATACATCTAAACTGCTTTTAGATAGATTTATActtggtttgaaaaaataataatgtcaaACAATAGAAGCAGCCAGATTTTTTGTTAGCAGACTCCTATTCTATCTGCAAATTGTTAACATAATATTGTTCGTGGTTTATATGATATGGAATATTCTGCTCCTACCttgtaataattatgataaTGAAGTGTGTGGGTAATAATTTATTGTTGCACTTAAGATAGTCATCTGTCAATCATCACGTAGATCAACTATGGCATCGAgtcaatcatcatcatgtgtAGTTAATGATCTTGAAATAGAATCACCGAgttgttggtgtggtttgaaagCGCCATTAAAGATCTCCCACACCTACAAAAATCCTGGAAGGAAATTTTATGCTTGTCCGAACTATGGAACGGTAAATAATTTGTCAATTTTTTGTATTGGTTTTGAATGCATGtaccaaattatttatttacatgaaatttgaaattcttgaaTTGTACACAGGGAGAAACAATATGTCAATTCTTCATTTGGACAGATATACTTCAATCAGTATTATCAGAGAAAAACCTGACAAGAGAGAATGAAATTCGGAAGACGGAGGATGCTTTGTTGTTGCGTAAGTATGAagctaaaaaagaaaaggacaaactaatagagaaagaaaacgCTTTAGAAGCAAGAGGACGACCTTCACAGAAGGATAGTAGAGAATAGGCTTGTACATATATTGTTGTGTCTATATTGTATTgtatttcttgtaatagtttttgGTTGGTTCTAAATGTAGATGTATCATgttagttttaaatgaaaataaattgatcGGATCCTaacatgtatgatatattatctATGAATATAATGACAGCTTATATAGATATTAAGTTCAATGTTCTGCATGTGCAGTTGGCATAGCCATTTTTTTAGTGATATTTGGCATTGGCAAGACTTTTTTGTATTAGATATTTAGAGTTGGcaatatttttggagttggcTTTATTAGAGGAAAGGTACGCACGTTTTATCCATGACGTTCCCATATAAGAAGTGATTTTGTTTCTATGGCCAATATGGAAATCCTTCATCGActatttaaggaaaaataattgttataaGCAGATTGATAAATGATTCTAGGTCCTCCCACACATACGATCTAGTTGCTTCGAAAtgtaaaaacaactaaaatgaagaCATCAATGTATGATCACAGTCCCAGTTAAAATCAACGACCATAACATTGCAATTACTCAAGACAGGTCCAAGAGTTTgttacaaattcacaaaaacaTCTCCAAACTGTACTCGCTCTCGTTTCATCCTCTATATGATAGGCACAATACAAGCCAGTGAATGTTGTCAATGAACGCTAAAAAGTATGCAGTACTCGTTCGGATCACCCAAATTCGTTGAGAGTTCTACCAAGCTTTCAATGTATCCCCAGAGCACAGGGACTCAGCGATGCTGCATGTATTCTTAGCTAGAAAAACGTATGCAAAAGGCAGGAGTCATAGGCTTTTAACCTAGAATAATAAAGAAGAATAAGTACGTAGTTATGGGGTATGCAATTTTGGTTTCAGAGATGCCAATAAACAAAGATCTGAACTAGGATTCAATACAAATATTTCATACCTTTGTTAGTAGAGATTTTGCCTCCCAGCCAGCCCTTCTTCTTCATGATACATAGGGCAAGAAAGATTAAAGATACTACCGCAACCACTGTCCCAACCACTATtattaaatactttttgttgtCACCATTTGATGGAAGTTTGAAAGTTGGAAGAAGGGGAAAATTTTCCAATCAACCAAATGAAAGGAACAACTAGATTCATTTAAAGGCAAACAAAAATGGTCTAGCCTCATAAACAAATCCCAACCTTAGTGGACCTTTACTTTTggtttcaaatttaatactcaCTAGTTGTACACCTGTGCAATTCATGAgaaattattaagttttttattttattttattccctTACCTCTCTCATAGTTGGGGCTGTGCATCCGGATTCGAATCCGGATATCCGGGAAcatccggatccggatccggCTTTTTAAAACCGGGCGGATATCCGCCCGGATAAATCTGGTCAAAATCTGGGTGGGTATCGGATTTAAGCCCGGATACCCGGATTTTAACCAGAtcctgattttttttgttttttttgcatatttttttaacactttttaaatggtttttttaaaaaaacctttttatcactttctaaaaacaaaaagcttttggcactttttaaaaggatttttattttaaagatattttttaaacacttttaaaggctttaaaagaaaatcttttgaacactttttaaaaggctTTTTTTAGTAGgtcattatgtttattattttttatacgcattttttatataatcaatatCTTTATAggcattttaaactttttattgtccattcaaatttttataaaagaaaaactat encodes:
- the LOC121256108 gene encoding aspartokinase 1, chloroplastic-like, with the protein product MAASFHAHGVETPGRGFVRNSKLWSNVPLTLHLLRFSTSIASSSRLFYAGSGNFSRRATTKLVKIGDKKGGGRVEAVFKEDKIEKRFSDGNGKNFTCAMKFGGSSLASAERMREIAALILSFPEERPVVVLSAMGKTTNKLLVAGEKAVSCGISNASEIEELSFVKELHLRTVNELGVDRSVVSALLEQLEQLLKGIAMMKELTLRTKDYLVSFGECMSTRIFAAYLNTIGVRARQYDAFDLGFITTDDFTNADILEATYPAVAKRLHGDWVNDPAIPIVTGFLGKGWKSGAITTLGRGGSDLTATTIGKALGLQEIQVWKDVDGVLTCDPSIYPCAEPVPHLTFDEAAELAYFGAQVLHPQSMRPAREGDIPVRVRNSYNPQAPGTLITKTRDMDKAVLTSIVLKQNVTMLDIVSTRMLGQVGFLAKVFSIFEDLGISVDVVATSEVSISLTLDPSKLWSRELIQQELDHVMEELEKIAVVNLLQHRSIISLIGNAQRSSLILEKVFHVLQANGVNVQMISQGASKVNISLIVNDSEAEQCVKALHCSFFESGDQSELILDAEFGNGSALPLRFGKH